Proteins encoded in a region of the Gallalistipes aquisgranensis genome:
- a CDS encoding Gfo/Idh/MocA family protein, with protein sequence MFKIGIICPSEIAFRRFLPSLRNVKEFAFAGVAVASPAEWAGKAAVTDETLAVLENERGKAQKFTDAYGGKIFEGYETMITSDEIDAVYIPLPPALHFEWTKRALENGKNAYVEKPFTTDLTDTRQLLRMAREKNLAVHENYMFVYHNQLKAIDALIASGEIGRVRSYRISFGFPRRAPGDFRYDKRLGGGALFDAGGYCMKYAGHLLGDSARLVCADSCRDTVSEVDIFGSATMVNDEGTVVQLAFGMDNDYKCELEAWGSEGTLSTGRILTAPDGLEPDMVIKHNREYTTAKLPADNAFEKSIRRFHECLTDETSKRDNYREIERQAAFVNEFIKLSGMRTRRLRKGQPA encoded by the coding sequence ATGTTCAAGATAGGCATCATCTGTCCTTCCGAGATAGCGTTCAGGAGGTTTCTCCCCTCTCTCCGGAACGTGAAGGAGTTCGCCTTTGCAGGGGTAGCCGTCGCCTCGCCGGCAGAGTGGGCGGGGAAGGCGGCCGTCACGGACGAAACCCTTGCCGTCCTCGAAAACGAACGGGGCAAGGCGCAGAAATTCACCGACGCCTACGGAGGAAAAATATTCGAGGGATACGAAACCATGATAACCTCCGACGAGATCGACGCAGTCTATATCCCGCTTCCTCCCGCCCTGCATTTCGAATGGACGAAACGGGCTCTCGAAAACGGCAAAAACGCGTATGTGGAGAAACCGTTCACGACCGATCTCACGGACACGCGCCAGCTCCTGCGGATGGCCCGCGAGAAAAACCTGGCCGTCCACGAGAACTACATGTTCGTCTACCACAACCAGCTGAAAGCGATCGACGCACTTATCGCATCCGGCGAGATCGGCCGAGTACGCTCTTACCGCATCTCTTTCGGATTCCCCCGCCGTGCCCCCGGAGACTTCCGGTACGACAAGAGGCTCGGAGGCGGTGCCCTGTTCGATGCGGGAGGATATTGCATGAAATACGCCGGGCATCTCCTCGGCGACTCCGCCCGGCTCGTCTGCGCCGACAGCTGTCGGGACACGGTATCCGAAGTGGATATTTTCGGTTCGGCCACGATGGTGAACGACGAAGGGACCGTCGTACAGCTGGCCTTCGGCATGGACAATGACTACAAGTGCGAACTCGAAGCCTGGGGAAGCGAGGGTACGCTCTCTACCGGCCGTATATTGACGGCCCCGGACGGATTGGAACCGGACATGGTCATCAAGCACAACCGGGAATACACTACGGCGAAACTCCCCGCAGACAATGCTTTCGAAAAATCCATCCGCCGTTTCCACGAATGTCTGACCGATGAAACCTCCAAAAGAGACAATTACAGGGAAATCGAACGTCAAGCCGCATTCGTGAATGAATTCATAAAATTATCCGGGATGCGAACCCGCCGGCTCCGGAAGGGACAACCGGCATAA
- a CDS encoding DegT/DnrJ/EryC1/StrS family aminotransferase, whose amino-acid sequence MANKNIYVTMPTLAPLGEVTENLQKVWESGIMTHNGPILQEFERKVAEWHGLKNHVVVVNGTIALQLAIKALELKGEIITSPFSFIATTSAIMYEGCTPVYSDIDPHTLNLDPAGLEEKITDKTVAIMPVHVFGNPCDIDAIDAIAKRHGLKVIYDACHAVGVTYRGKSVFAYGDISCTSYHATKMLNSGEGGGCYTNDDKLHEKMKRIRFFGFSDDKSDIVEEGSNYKMTEVHASVGLANLKYLQAALDDRKKKYMLYRNLLSDHPALTFQKINGDCNYSYFPVIFDTEKTLLKVEKALNAEHIFPRRYFYPSLNMFKDIVPYVSMPVSEGIAGRILCLPLYYDLAETDVARIAGIVIDTLK is encoded by the coding sequence ATGGCAAACAAGAACATATACGTAACGATGCCTACGCTGGCACCGCTCGGGGAAGTGACCGAAAACCTCCAGAAGGTCTGGGAAAGCGGCATCATGACCCACAACGGCCCCATATTGCAGGAATTCGAACGCAAAGTGGCCGAATGGCATGGCCTGAAGAATCATGTCGTCGTCGTAAACGGAACCATAGCGCTTCAGCTGGCAATCAAAGCGCTGGAGCTGAAAGGAGAGATCATCACCTCTCCGTTCTCTTTCATCGCCACCACCAGCGCCATCATGTACGAAGGCTGCACCCCGGTATACTCGGACATCGACCCCCATACACTGAATCTCGATCCGGCCGGACTGGAAGAGAAAATCACCGACAAAACCGTTGCCATCATGCCGGTGCACGTATTCGGCAACCCTTGCGACATCGACGCCATCGACGCCATCGCCAAAAGACACGGCCTCAAAGTGATCTACGACGCCTGCCATGCCGTAGGAGTAACTTACAGGGGCAAGAGCGTATTCGCCTACGGCGATATTTCATGCACCAGTTATCACGCCACAAAAATGCTCAATTCGGGGGAAGGGGGCGGCTGCTACACCAACGACGACAAACTTCACGAAAAGATGAAGCGCATCCGCTTCTTCGGTTTCTCCGACGACAAATCCGATATCGTCGAAGAGGGTTCCAACTACAAAATGACCGAGGTGCATGCCTCCGTCGGGCTCGCCAACCTCAAATATCTCCAGGCGGCTCTCGACGACCGCAAGAAGAAATATATGCTGTACAGAAACCTTCTTTCCGACCATCCGGCCCTGACATTCCAGAAGATCAACGGCGACTGCAACTACAGTTACTTTCCCGTGATCTTCGACACTGAAAAGACGCTGCTGAAGGTCGAGAAGGCCCTCAATGCGGAACATATCTTCCCACGAAGATACTTCTACCCCTCGCTGAACATGTTCAAAGACATCGTCCCTTACGTCAGCATGCCCGTTTCGGAGGGGATCGCGGGCCGTATCCTCTGCCTCCCGCTATATTACGACTTAGCGGAAACCGACGTGGCGAGAATAGCAGGCATCGTCATCGACACTTTGAAGTAA
- a CDS encoding NAD-dependent epimerase/dehydratase family protein, which yields MSKKVVVLGATGTLGAPIAIHLKKCGYDVIAAGRRLSDNGFFADHDIPYISLDISQACEFGKLPDRDVYAVVHFAGALPASMKGYDATLYISSIVQGTYNVLEYTRKTGADRIVFPQSLFDIRYLFGSKVPIPADSLRKPPYEGDHAMYVIAKNAAVDMIEHYHAVYGIRRFIFRLSRIYLYHPNPFTFTNGKKRLVVDRYLIYRAMKGEPLEIWGDPHRLLETICIDDLLQIIEKSLCADVEGGLYNVGSGGSTNEERIRGIAEVFSPKDHPSPISYAPEKQSAKQFVLDIRKTVDELGYEPRYTWKDYLIKFKKDMEEQPFAKLWGKESDYYHGEEL from the coding sequence ATGTCAAAAAAAGTGGTGGTTCTGGGAGCCACGGGCACCCTGGGGGCCCCGATAGCGATCCATCTGAAAAAGTGCGGCTACGACGTCATCGCAGCTGGCCGCAGATTATCCGACAACGGTTTTTTCGCCGATCATGATATTCCGTATATATCACTGGACATTTCACAGGCCTGTGAATTCGGGAAACTGCCGGACCGGGACGTGTACGCCGTCGTCCATTTCGCCGGGGCGCTGCCGGCCTCGATGAAGGGCTACGATGCCACGCTATATATATCCTCGATCGTCCAGGGGACCTACAACGTACTGGAATACACCAGAAAAACAGGCGCCGACCGGATCGTGTTCCCTCAGTCGCTGTTCGATATCCGCTATCTGTTCGGGAGCAAAGTTCCCATTCCCGCCGATTCGCTAAGGAAACCTCCGTATGAAGGAGACCATGCCATGTACGTGATCGCCAAGAACGCCGCCGTAGACATGATAGAGCACTATCATGCGGTATACGGGATCAGACGTTTCATTTTCAGACTGTCCCGCATCTACCTGTATCATCCGAATCCGTTCACCTTCACCAACGGGAAAAAACGCCTGGTCGTAGACCGGTATCTGATTTACCGGGCGATGAAAGGCGAACCGCTCGAAATATGGGGCGACCCCCACAGATTGCTGGAAACGATCTGTATAGACGATCTTCTGCAGATCATCGAAAAATCCCTCTGTGCCGACGTCGAAGGAGGTCTGTACAACGTGGGAAGCGGAGGGAGCACCAACGAGGAGCGCATCAGGGGCATCGCGGAAGTATTCTCGCCGAAAGACCATCCGTCGCCCATCTCCTATGCCCCGGAAAAACAGAGCGCCAAACAGTTTGTTCTGGATATACGCAAAACCGTAGATGAACTCGGATACGAACCCCGATACACATGGAAGGATTATCTCATCAAGTTCAAAAAGGACATGGAAGAACAGCCCTTTGCCAAATTGTGGGGGAAAGAGTCCGACTACTATCACGGAGAAGAGTTGTAA
- a CDS encoding ATP-grasp domain-containing protein: MKKLLLLGGDATLLPVIRAAKARGYYVITCDYLPDNIAHKYSDEYIGYSTTDKEAILSWAIENKIDGVLTFTDSGVVTAAYVCNRMGLACPGSYEAIEIIQNKDRFRKFLDENGCNVPKFRKYADWDPVGNDTENFRFPVLVKPVDAAGSKGVTKVCRKEDLRRAFDHAIGFSTRKEIIVEEFIDPVGPQIHGDCFVRDGKLVFIYLGDHHFDSGINNLVPVSTSWPSTHPEEELQKVERQIRMFIDKVGFMNGCMNIESRISKADRKAYLIDVGARSGGNYTPYVIRYGSGFDFVEAMLDFSMEHRPSVQTADKKGFYAYLVIHAKTDGILARVTVNEYLENKILERHDYIPVGGRVHSFRRANAAIGILIVRFPSREEMQQVTDHLDDYINVEVK; this comes from the coding sequence ATGAAAAAACTTCTATTATTGGGTGGAGACGCGACCCTCCTGCCCGTTATCAGGGCGGCCAAAGCGAGAGGATACTACGTCATAACCTGCGACTACCTGCCCGATAATATCGCCCACAAATATTCGGACGAATACATCGGTTACAGCACGACGGACAAAGAGGCGATCCTCTCGTGGGCCATAGAGAATAAGATAGACGGCGTCCTTACGTTCACGGATTCGGGGGTCGTCACGGCCGCTTATGTCTGCAACCGGATGGGCTTGGCCTGTCCGGGCAGTTACGAGGCCATAGAAATCATACAGAACAAGGACCGTTTCCGCAAGTTCCTCGACGAAAACGGATGCAACGTTCCGAAATTCAGAAAGTACGCGGATTGGGACCCGGTCGGGAACGACACGGAAAACTTCCGTTTTCCCGTCCTGGTCAAACCCGTCGATGCCGCCGGCAGCAAAGGCGTGACGAAAGTCTGCCGGAAAGAGGACCTGCGAAGGGCGTTCGATCATGCAATCGGCTTTTCCACCCGCAAAGAGATCATCGTCGAAGAGTTCATCGACCCCGTCGGGCCCCAAATTCACGGAGACTGTTTCGTCCGGGACGGCAAGCTGGTTTTCATCTACCTGGGAGACCACCACTTCGACTCCGGCATCAACAACCTGGTTCCCGTATCCACCTCCTGGCCTTCGACGCATCCGGAGGAAGAGTTGCAAAAAGTCGAACGGCAAATCCGGATGTTTATCGACAAGGTCGGTTTTATGAACGGCTGCATGAATATCGAAAGCAGAATCAGTAAGGCCGACCGAAAGGCCTATCTGATAGACGTAGGTGCCCGGAGCGGCGGAAATTACACGCCCTATGTCATCCGATACGGCTCCGGTTTCGACTTCGTCGAAGCGATGCTGGACTTCTCCATGGAACACAGGCCGTCCGTCCAGACCGCAGATAAAAAAGGGTTCTATGCCTATCTGGTCATCCACGCGAAAACAGACGGCATTCTCGCCCGTGTAACAGTGAACGAATACCTCGAAAACAAAATCCTGGAGCGTCACGACTATATCCCCGTCGGCGGACGCGTCCACTCTTTCCGCAGGGCCAACGCAGCCATCGGGATTCTGATCGTCAGATTCCCTTCCCGGGAAGAGATGCAGCAAGTGACCGACCATCTGGACGATTATATCAACGTAGAAGTGAAATAA
- a CDS encoding ATP-grasp domain-containing protein, translated as MKLAIIGASPGQYYLCRKAREMGVETLCFAWEKGAVCRDLVDKFYPISITEEDEILRICRQERIDGVVSNASDKTSELVAFIAEEMHLHGTRRSVIRATRDKTFTREISQHIEGLTPIRYYDYEGGTPGFFPCVIKPVPGAGKRGVSFVDSEKEFREAIRYAEAEPHRAILVEEYIRGREVSVETISYEGQHHVIQITDKETTGAPHFLELAHHQPSTVPPEIHDTICRVIPRLLSAVGFENGAAHTELKIDGKNIYLIEINARGGGDEISNRLVELSTGYDYVRGMIEVALGIFKAPATEGKRYSGVYYLCEQTAGRIPFFKSATGKPWLVEMTMDFDTPTLSSATKNRERNGFMVYQSDHKIEEGD; from the coding sequence ATGAAACTGGCTATCATAGGGGCATCGCCCGGACAGTATTACTTATGCAGGAAAGCCCGGGAAATGGGCGTGGAAACCCTGTGCTTCGCATGGGAAAAAGGGGCGGTATGCAGAGACCTGGTCGACAAATTCTATCCGATCTCCATCACGGAAGAAGACGAAATACTGCGAATCTGCCGGCAGGAACGAATCGACGGTGTCGTTTCCAACGCTTCGGACAAGACATCGGAACTGGTGGCATTCATCGCAGAGGAGATGCATCTCCACGGCACAAGAAGAAGCGTGATAAGAGCGACGAGGGACAAAACTTTCACCCGGGAAATATCGCAGCACATAGAGGGTCTGACCCCCATCCGGTACTACGATTACGAAGGCGGGACCCCCGGTTTTTTCCCCTGTGTAATCAAGCCCGTTCCCGGAGCGGGCAAACGGGGCGTCTCCTTCGTCGATTCGGAAAAAGAGTTTCGGGAGGCGATACGATATGCCGAAGCAGAACCCCACCGGGCCATTCTGGTGGAAGAGTATATCCGGGGCCGAGAGGTCTCGGTCGAAACCATATCGTACGAAGGGCAGCACCATGTCATACAGATAACGGATAAAGAGACCACGGGCGCACCCCATTTTCTCGAACTGGCCCATCACCAGCCCTCTACCGTCCCTCCGGAAATCCACGACACCATTTGCAGAGTCATCCCCCGCCTGCTGTCCGCCGTGGGATTCGAGAACGGGGCCGCACATACGGAACTGAAGATCGACGGGAAAAACATCTATCTCATCGAGATCAATGCCCGGGGAGGAGGCGACGAAATATCCAACCGGCTCGTCGAACTCAGCACCGGATACGATTATGTCCGGGGTATGATCGAAGTCGCCCTCGGCATTTTCAAGGCCCCCGCAACCGAAGGGAAACGTTATTCAGGCGTCTATTACCTTTGCGAGCAAACGGCCGGCAGAATACCTTTCTTCAAATCCGCCACGGGCAAACCCTGGCTCGTGGAGATGACCATGGATTTCGATACGCCGACCCTCTCTTCCGCCACGAAGAACAGGGAGAGAAACGGCTTCATGGTCTACCAATCGGATCATAAAATAGAGGAGGGAGACTAA
- a CDS encoding phenylacetate--CoA ligase family protein, producing the protein MKGSPVRKQYNDIKYIDRHTKERCAPLIGQKLHKLLEYAQTHTDFYSRFDSFELRDYPVMNKLSLIQNMERIRVAPEKIPGQKGEVHIQRTSGSTGVPLAIPQDTAKRQRRIAELKYYGKAVGFTTHEKLVHLRSWNKWQNKTSRQIRLENIIPFDISKFGPEELENLCRLLVEEKVVCIRGYATTISNLAAYVRNSPEKWVFPHLKIVIAGGEALYDDVRQMVKEYLHCEIISQYADEECGILAQERVPTKENDNPMYFNHAGYVFEILKLESDEPAEWGEVGRIVITDLHNYACPIIRYDCGDTCVLMPPDKYSKGYPVMAKLYGRRFDLTYSTDGKAVSPLTYGRILKNYDIISQWQFVQLQEKKYELRLTLKSEPAGQMADLAAGLRNILGQDAELEIKEVRDIPVLSSGKRKPVMNEWKKN; encoded by the coding sequence ATGAAAGGGTCCCCCGTCCGGAAACAGTACAACGACATCAAATACATAGACCGCCACACCAAAGAGCGGTGCGCACCGCTCATCGGACAGAAACTGCACAAACTGCTGGAATATGCGCAGACGCACACGGATTTCTATTCCCGTTTCGACAGTTTCGAGTTGAGGGACTACCCCGTGATGAACAAACTGTCTCTTATTCAGAACATGGAGCGCATCAGGGTCGCCCCGGAGAAAATTCCGGGACAAAAGGGAGAAGTCCACATACAGCGCACATCGGGTTCGACGGGCGTTCCCCTTGCGATCCCGCAGGATACGGCGAAACGTCAGCGCAGAATTGCCGAACTGAAATATTACGGGAAGGCCGTCGGCTTCACCACCCACGAGAAACTCGTCCACCTGCGGTCCTGGAACAAATGGCAGAACAAAACGAGCCGCCAGATCAGACTGGAAAACATCATTCCGTTCGACATAAGCAAGTTCGGACCCGAAGAGCTGGAAAATCTGTGCCGTCTTCTCGTCGAGGAGAAGGTGGTCTGCATAAGGGGATATGCGACGACCATATCGAATCTGGCGGCCTATGTCAGGAACTCCCCGGAGAAATGGGTTTTCCCGCATCTCAAAATAGTCATTGCCGGAGGGGAGGCTTTATACGACGATGTGCGGCAGATGGTGAAGGAGTACCTGCACTGTGAAATCATCTCCCAATACGCCGACGAAGAGTGCGGCATACTGGCCCAGGAGAGGGTCCCGACGAAAGAGAACGATAACCCCATGTATTTCAACCACGCCGGATATGTTTTCGAAATTCTGAAACTGGAGAGCGACGAACCGGCGGAGTGGGGCGAAGTGGGACGGATCGTCATTACCGACCTGCACAATTACGCCTGTCCCATCATCCGTTACGACTGCGGCGACACCTGCGTCCTGATGCCCCCCGACAAATACAGCAAAGGCTATCCCGTAATGGCAAAACTGTACGGCAGGCGCTTCGACCTGACTTATTCCACGGACGGCAAGGCCGTCTCTCCCCTTACGTACGGCCGCATCCTCAAGAACTACGACATCATTTCCCAATGGCAATTCGTGCAGCTCCAGGAGAAAAAGTACGAACTCCGGTTGACGCTGAAATCGGAACCGGCCGGACAGATGGCCGATCTGGCAGCCGGGCTCCGGAACATTCTCGGCCAGGATGCCGAATTAGAGATCAAAGAGGTACGGGACATTCCCGTGCTCTCTTCGGGAAAACGGAAACCGGTAATGAACGAATGGAAAAAGAACTGA
- a CDS encoding glycosyltransferase, translated as MTAASREIILTVRCLTYNQAPFVRQCLDGIVMQRTDFGFVALVHDDASTDGTAEIVAEYAARYPEIIHPVLEKENLYSKHDGSLSKVILSHCTGKYVAYIEGDDYWTDPLKLQKEVDFLENNPEYGLVRTHFDRYYQKEGKIEKGIFPAMHGMTDTHQGYILNPVFAGPCTWVFRMKYQRNRPAYDRTRYFGGDLALLLEISRSSKVKCLEENTAVYRILGDSASHTESPQRSLNFLIKLKNTRILFAKSQPLSFRVKLWIRICRSYRDKYRKAGKYHEWFTMCVSDFVELFIRRKDKVLDI; from the coding sequence ATGACGGCAGCTTCCCGGGAAATCATATTGACGGTACGCTGCCTCACCTACAACCAGGCTCCGTTCGTACGGCAATGCCTGGACGGTATCGTCATGCAGAGAACCGATTTCGGATTCGTGGCACTGGTCCACGACGACGCCTCGACAGACGGAACGGCCGAGATAGTCGCCGAATACGCAGCCAGATATCCGGAGATCATACATCCGGTACTGGAGAAGGAAAACCTGTATTCGAAACACGACGGATCGTTATCCAAAGTCATTCTCAGCCACTGTACCGGCAAATATGTAGCCTACATAGAGGGGGACGACTACTGGACCGATCCGCTAAAACTCCAGAAGGAGGTCGATTTTCTGGAAAACAACCCGGAATACGGACTGGTGCGGACCCATTTCGATCGTTACTATCAGAAAGAGGGAAAAATCGAAAAGGGCATTTTTCCCGCCATGCACGGCATGACGGACACCCATCAGGGATATATTCTCAACCCCGTATTCGCAGGTCCCTGCACGTGGGTTTTCAGAATGAAATACCAGAGGAACCGGCCGGCGTACGACAGGACGCGGTATTTCGGGGGCGACCTCGCGCTGCTGCTGGAGATAAGCCGTTCGTCCAAAGTCAAGTGCCTCGAAGAGAATACGGCCGTATACCGGATTCTCGGCGACAGCGCCAGCCACACCGAATCGCCGCAAAGGTCGCTGAATTTTCTGATCAAGCTGAAAAACACGCGCATACTGTTCGCAAAGTCGCAACCCCTGTCGTTCAGAGTGAAATTATGGATCAGAATCTGCCGCTCGTACAGGGACAAATACAGAAAGGCAGGCAAATATCACGAATGGTTCACGATGTGCGTTTCCGACTTCGTCGAACTGTTCATCCGCAGAAAGGACAAAGTACTCGACATCTGA
- a CDS encoding glucosamine inositolphosphorylceramide transferase family protein encodes MGNIRNSVLGGYNYLYNRFGEGIFNIGIIDYTDDLIYRDRFPEIRWLQHGFRDRWFADPFILSADNETVTLLVEAYIYTKRKGVIGKITAGRQPFTLLEYETVLESDTHLSFPAICRDGEHICVYPENCHSRNSYIYLYDPSAQKLTERRLLSPYPLVDAALFEFRGENAMIATLSSDPHGTTCTVLLPDRENVFEPYQTIALKDNSSRGAGLPFTVGDKLIRPAQNCNGGYGVGIVFQEINKVGDTFTLTEVGRFDACDPKYDTGFHTFNKSGDIAIVDGYRLPPRFVKKTFAAIQGIINRISKK; translated from the coding sequence ATGGGAAACATCAGAAATTCCGTTTTAGGCGGTTACAACTATCTGTACAACAGATTCGGAGAGGGAATCTTCAATATCGGAATCATAGATTACACGGACGACCTCATATACCGGGATCGGTTCCCTGAAATCCGGTGGCTGCAACACGGTTTCAGAGACCGGTGGTTCGCGGACCCCTTCATACTGTCGGCAGACAACGAGACCGTCACCCTGTTGGTCGAAGCCTATATCTACACGAAACGCAAGGGCGTCATCGGGAAAATCACCGCCGGCAGACAACCGTTCACGCTATTGGAATACGAAACCGTCCTGGAGTCGGACACTCATCTCTCCTTTCCGGCCATCTGCAGGGACGGAGAGCATATCTGCGTTTACCCGGAAAACTGTCACAGCCGGAACAGCTACATCTACCTGTACGACCCTTCCGCACAGAAACTCACAGAGAGACGCCTGTTATCCCCGTATCCGCTGGTAGATGCGGCCCTGTTCGAATTCCGAGGCGAAAACGCGATGATCGCAACGTTGTCCTCCGATCCTCACGGCACGACCTGCACCGTTCTCCTGCCCGACCGGGAAAATGTATTCGAACCGTATCAGACCATCGCATTAAAGGACAATTCGTCAAGAGGTGCCGGACTGCCTTTCACCGTGGGGGACAAACTCATCCGGCCGGCCCAGAACTGCAACGGCGGATATGGCGTCGGCATCGTGTTCCAGGAGATAAACAAGGTCGGGGACACCTTCACTTTGACGGAAGTCGGCAGATTCGACGCCTGCGACCCGAAATACGACACGGGATTCCACACATTCAACAAGTCGGGCGACATCGCCATAGTAGACGGCTACCGGCTTCCTCCCCGATTCGTGAAAAAGACATTTGCAGCCATCCAGGGCATTATCAACCGAATCTCGAAAAAATGA
- a CDS encoding glycosyltransferase family 4 protein, which yields MNLLFSCDEYPPAKSGGIGTATKTVAEELARRGHQVHVVSGVLPGTNLPAYTTDNGVNIYRFRYFRGFGWFFRNAETGAESLPLKFLKKSGILASLAKKEFYRTHRLIRQIIAEKQIDIVEFPDYLKLSDYYKFKKKIDFPRYDIPVIARVHGCQSFASYYRDGNIHEVNRYNDTSFFNSATKILAVSRFSADFVNNLLGITRKIDVIYNPLDLNGLLHTAESLPKDEGTSKNIVFLGKIVRTKGAFNLLEAFNRFAAGHPDYTLTMIGGGEIEKGASVVRPEFRNRVVFTGYLSGEEVCRHVMNATFCAIPSFFENFSMAALEIMALGKALVYTTAASGREVIEDGVDGLLADPHNVEEICEKMEIMAGDETLRTNMAAKAAEKIRHRYTTDTIVSEIEEYYMQLMRIHA from the coding sequence ATGAACCTGCTTTTTTCCTGTGACGAATACCCTCCGGCAAAAAGCGGGGGAATCGGCACTGCAACAAAGACCGTGGCCGAGGAACTGGCTCGAAGAGGGCACCAGGTACATGTAGTCAGCGGCGTGCTTCCCGGCACGAACTTACCGGCCTATACCACCGACAATGGGGTCAATATCTACCGTTTCCGGTATTTCAGAGGTTTTGGATGGTTTTTCCGGAATGCAGAAACCGGAGCGGAATCATTGCCCCTGAAATTTCTGAAAAAGTCGGGTATCCTGGCATCTTTGGCAAAAAAGGAATTTTACAGGACCCATCGCCTTATCCGGCAAATCATAGCGGAAAAACAGATCGACATCGTCGAGTTTCCCGATTATCTGAAACTCTCGGATTATTACAAATTCAAAAAGAAAATCGACTTCCCCCGATACGACATTCCCGTAATTGCCCGGGTTCACGGATGCCAGTCGTTCGCCTCGTATTACAGGGACGGGAACATACACGAGGTGAACCGGTACAACGACACCTCTTTTTTCAACAGCGCGACGAAGATTCTCGCGGTAAGCCGGTTTTCCGCCGATTTCGTAAACAATCTGCTGGGCATAACGCGCAAAATCGACGTCATCTACAATCCGCTGGACCTAAACGGGCTTCTGCATACCGCAGAGAGTCTTCCCAAAGACGAAGGGACCTCCAAGAACATCGTCTTTCTGGGCAAAATCGTCAGGACCAAAGGGGCCTTCAACCTTCTCGAAGCCTTTAACCGGTTCGCCGCCGGGCATCCGGATTACACGCTGACAATGATCGGCGGCGGAGAGATCGAAAAGGGAGCATCCGTCGTCAGACCGGAATTCCGCAACCGGGTCGTGTTCACCGGCTATCTGTCGGGAGAAGAGGTTTGCCGGCACGTGATGAACGCGACGTTTTGCGCAATCCCCTCGTTCTTTGAGAATTTCAGTATGGCGGCATTGGAAATCATGGCCTTAGGGAAAGCCCTGGTCTACACGACAGCCGCATCCGGCCGGGAAGTAATCGAGGACGGGGTAGACGGACTGCTCGCCGATCCCCATAATGTGGAGGAGATATGCGAAAAGATGGAAATCATGGCCGGCGACGAGACCCTGAGGACAAACATGGCGGCAAAAGCCGCAGAAAAAATAAGACATCGGTACACCACCGACACCATAGTGTCCGAGATCGAAGAGTATTATATGCAACTGATGCGAATCCATGCGTAA
- a CDS encoding serine O-acetyltransferase has protein sequence MRKTLTRFKSVLLFPVVATLCIAAGRERRNIIAADTEKWSEWKNCPRGFRGLLRLFVLFPEYRSLFYYRVGPASHLFSHIIKGECCLYFRSPKIGEGFLIQHGFATIIDAETIGRNCKVFQQVTIGYNGDKRPSIGDNVMICAGAKVLGGITVGNHVVIGANAVVVHDVPDGTVVGGVPAKVLKRIDAVDNLK, from the coding sequence ATGCGTAAGACCCTCACACGATTCAAATCCGTCCTCCTCTTTCCCGTCGTCGCCACGCTCTGCATCGCTGCCGGAAGGGAAAGGAGAAATATCATTGCTGCCGACACGGAAAAGTGGAGCGAGTGGAAGAACTGTCCCCGAGGTTTCCGCGGCCTGCTCCGGCTGTTCGTCCTGTTTCCGGAATACCGCTCACTGTTCTACTACCGGGTGGGACCGGCCAGCCATCTGTTTTCACACATCATAAAAGGGGAATGCTGCCTCTATTTCCGCTCCCCGAAAATAGGGGAAGGATTTCTGATACAACACGGATTCGCCACGATCATCGACGCAGAGACGATCGGTAGGAACTGCAAAGTGTTCCAACAGGTCACCATCGGATACAATGGCGACAAACGTCCCTCGATCGGGGACAATGTGATGATCTGTGCCGGCGCCAAAGTACTCGGAGGAATCACCGTCGGCAATCATGTCGTTATAGGAGCGAATGCGGTTGTCGTTCACGATGTCCCCGACGGTACGGTCGTCGGCGGTGTTCCGGCCAAAGTGCTCAAACGCATAGATGCGGTCGACAACCTGAAATAA